CGTTAATTGATGGTGGGGGAGGAGCAGCCTGCCCATTCGATTGACTTTGTCTTTCAATTTTCCAGGCTTCCAAATTCGTAAAATAATTTACATTCCCGTCTTTTTCCCAGCGTCTGCCTCTAATATTGAATCCTACCTTAACTTCATCGCCAATATTATACGATTTCAAAACATTGGTTCTGTCTTGGGTTAGCTGAAATTTTATTGTTTCAACAAATTCATAATCGTTGCTTCTTCTGGTATTTTCAATTACAAATTCGCGTTTTCTAAACTTTTCTGAAATTTGAACTTCATCGTAAATTTCAATTATTTTTCCTAATATTTCAAAACTCATTTGTCTGATTTTTTGGTTTATTTAATTATCTATTACGTCAGATTCTTCTATTCGTCAAAGATAATAATTTTTTCAATTTTATCGCCTCCCTGAATTTTTCCGATTACATCTAAACCTTCGTAAACTTTTCCGAAAACCGTATGGTTTCTATCTAAATGTTGAGTGTTATCGCGATTAAAACATACGAAAAATTGAGATCCGCCTGTATTTCTACCGGCATGTGCCATCGATAATACACCTTCTTCGTGATGCTGATTTTCGCCATCTAACTCACAATCGATAGAATATCCGGGGCCACCAGCACCAGTTCCATCGGGACATCCTCCTTGGATTACAAAATCGGGAATTACTCTGTGAAAAGTCAATCCATCGTAAAATGATTCTTTCGATAATTTAATGAAATTGTTAACCGTTTTTGGAGCGTCTTTTTCATAAAATTTGACTTTCATGATTCCTTTCTCCGTTTGAATTTCTGCTTTTGCCATTATATATTTTTTAAAAATTTAGCTGGCAAAAATATATATAATTAGTTTAGCTTGAAATTTTTTCGTAATTTTTCTAAAAGGTGGTAGAGGGCTACAAATAGATGTTCCTTTGTAACTTTTGTATTTACAACTTTATAAATGAATACTGATTGTTATTGGAATTTGTTTCCCATTTGCCGCAAGTTTACAACTATATTCTATTGGAATATTTTTTTTATTCGTCTCCTTTCACAATTTCAAAAAGTGTTTTGACGCTGATAAGTTTTGTAAAAAATGCTAATAATGTACTAAATATTACAATTGCAAAAAATCCGTATATCCAATTTGTAAAATATAATTTAGATACATACCCAAAAATAAAAATAGTAACTATAAAAAACAGTATTGAAAAAATTAAAATATAGTTTGTGGGAAAATTAAACTTCTTTTTCACTATAAATATTTGGGCAACTGCTGTAAACAGTTGAGTTGCAAGACTTGAGCTGGCTGCTCCAAGTGCCTGATATTTTGGAATTAAAATTATGTTTAAAACAATATTTATAACTAATCCTATGCTAGCCATAATGTTAAGCTCTCTAAGACTGCCATTAGCTGTGAGAAGGCTTCCGAAAATGTAGGTTGTAGAAATTCCTACAAATCCTATCATCAGAAGGGTGAATATTTTTGAGGATTCAAGAATGTGTTCTTTGTACAACAAGTCCATAATTTCGACATTATAGAAATATGAGCAAATTGCAAGAATTATTGCAGGAATTAAGATAAGAAGTGAAGAAAGTTGTAATAATTGACCTATATTTTCTTTTTGTTTTAGCATTCTGGAAAACATTGGCAGAAGCAAGCCTGCAAACAAAAATCCGAACATTGCTCCTGCATCTAAAATTCTAAAAGATTGAGCATAAATTCCTGCTTGTTCTTTCCCATTTTCTAATAGTCGTT
Above is a genomic segment from Bacteroidota bacterium containing:
- a CDS encoding DUF3127 domain-containing protein, giving the protein MSFEILGKIIEIYDEVQISEKFRKREFVIENTRRSNDYEFVETIKFQLTQDRTNVLKSYNIGDEVKVGFNIRGRRWEKDGNVNYFTNLEAWKIERQSQSNGQAAPPPPSINDIPPETEDEGNDLPF
- a CDS encoding peptidylprolyl isomerase → MAKAEIQTEKGIMKVKFYEKDAPKTVNNFIKLSKESFYDGLTFHRVIPDFVIQGGCPDGTGAGGPGYSIDCELDGENQHHEEGVLSMAHAGRNTGGSQFFVCFNRDNTQHLDRNHTVFGKVYEGLDVIGKIQGGDKIEKIIIFDE
- a CDS encoding oligosaccharide flippase family protein, with amino-acid sequence MKKKFVTNLGLVLLLNLLIKPFWIFGIEVKVQNVVGAENYGLYFSLLSFSLIINIVLDLGVTNYNNKNISQHNQLLTKFLSNIIVLKLILAVAYFAISMIAAVIIGYNIVQIKLLLFLVFNQFLISFTLYLRSNLSGLQLYRTDSILSVLDKTIMIIICSFLLWGNFSTKPFRIEWFVYAQTAAYVLSSTIIFLIVFSNAKFLRLKFDYNYLRVIIKQSYPFAILVLIMATYNRIDSVLLERLLENGKEQAGIYAQSFRILDAGAMFGFLFAGLLLPMFSRMLKQKENIGQLLQLSSLLILIPAIILAICSYFYNVEIMDLLYKEHILESSKIFTLLMIGFVGISTTYIFGSLLTANGSLRELNIMASIGLVINIVLNIILIPKYQALGAASSSLATQLFTAVAQIFIVKKKFNFPTNYILIFSILFFIVTIFIFGYVSKLYFTNWIYGFFAIVIFSTLLAFFTKLISVKTLFEIVKGDE